From Hartmannibacter diazotrophicus, a single genomic window includes:
- the adh gene encoding aldehyde dehydrogenase: MLHQEIEKLKARQVWRTRYDNFIGGQWVAPADGEYFDNISPVTGKVVCQVARSKAADIELALDAAHKAKDAWGRTSPAERALLLNRVADRLEENLDILAMAETIDNGKPIRETTAADMPLTIDHFRYFAACIRAQEGSIGEVDHDTIAYHFHEPLGVVGQIIPWNFPVLMAAWKLAPAIAAGNCVVLKPAEQTPMGIMVLVDLIKDILPAGVLNVVNGFGIEAGKPLAQNKRIAKIAFTGETTTGRLIMQYASENIIPVTLELGGKSPNIFFADVMAEDDDYFDKALEGFTMFALNQGEVCTCPSRALVQKSIYDRFMERAVARVEKIRQGHPLDPATMIGAQASIDQMEKILSYIDIGKAEGAKVLTGGSRTILPGELEGGYYVKPTVLEGNNKMRVFQEEIFGPVVSVTTFETEEEALEIANDTLYGLGAGVWTRNGSRAYHFGRNIQAGRVWTNCYHAYPAHAAFGGYKQSGIGRETHKMMLDHYQQTKNLLVSYSPKALGFF, translated from the coding sequence ATGCTGCATCAGGAAATCGAAAAGCTCAAAGCCCGCCAGGTCTGGCGCACCCGCTATGACAACTTCATCGGCGGCCAGTGGGTCGCCCCGGCCGACGGCGAATATTTCGACAACATCAGCCCGGTCACCGGCAAGGTCGTCTGTCAGGTCGCCCGCTCCAAGGCCGCCGACATCGAGCTCGCCCTCGACGCCGCTCACAAGGCCAAGGACGCCTGGGGCCGCACCTCGCCGGCCGAGCGCGCCCTGCTGCTGAACCGCGTCGCCGATCGTCTGGAGGAAAACCTCGACATCCTGGCGATGGCCGAGACCATCGACAACGGCAAGCCGATCCGCGAGACCACCGCGGCCGACATGCCGCTCACCATCGACCACTTCCGCTATTTCGCCGCCTGCATCCGCGCCCAGGAAGGCTCCATCGGCGAGGTCGACCACGACACCATCGCCTATCACTTCCACGAGCCGCTCGGCGTCGTCGGCCAGATCATTCCGTGGAACTTCCCCGTCCTGATGGCCGCCTGGAAGCTGGCCCCGGCCATCGCCGCCGGCAACTGCGTCGTCCTGAAGCCCGCCGAGCAGACCCCGATGGGCATCATGGTGCTCGTCGACCTCATCAAGGACATCCTGCCGGCCGGCGTCTTGAACGTCGTCAACGGCTTCGGCATCGAGGCCGGCAAGCCGCTCGCCCAGAACAAGCGCATCGCCAAGATCGCCTTCACCGGCGAGACGACGACCGGCCGTCTCATCATGCAGTATGCGTCGGAGAACATCATTCCGGTGACGCTGGAGCTGGGCGGCAAGTCGCCGAACATCTTCTTCGCCGACGTGATGGCCGAGGACGACGACTATTTCGACAAGGCGCTGGAGGGCTTCACCATGTTCGCCCTCAACCAGGGCGAAGTCTGCACCTGTCCGAGCCGCGCGCTGGTCCAGAAGTCGATCTACGACCGCTTCATGGAACGGGCCGTCGCCCGGGTCGAGAAGATCCGCCAGGGCCATCCGCTCGATCCGGCGACGATGATCGGCGCGCAGGCTTCGATCGACCAGATGGAGAAGATCCTCTCCTATATCGACATCGGCAAGGCCGAGGGCGCCAAGGTGCTCACTGGCGGCAGCCGCACGATCCTGCCGGGCGAACTGGAAGGTGGCTACTACGTCAAGCCGACCGTTCTGGAAGGCAACAACAAGATGCGCGTCTTCCAGGAGGAGATTTTCGGCCCGGTCGTGTCCGTCACGACCTTCGAGACCGAGGAAGAGGCGCTCGAGATCGCCAACGACACGCTCTACGGCCTCGGCGCCGGCGTGTGGACGCGCAACGGCAGCCGCGCCTACCACTTCGGCCGCAACATCCAGGCGGGCCGCGTGTGGACCAACTGCTACCACGCCTATCCGGCCCATGCGGCCTTCGGCGGCTACAAGCAGTCGGGCATCGGCCGCGAGACCCACAAGATGATGCTCGACCACTACCAGCAGACCAAGAACCTGCTGGTCAGCTACAGCCCGAAGGCGCTGGGCTTCTTCTGA
- a CDS encoding M48 family metallopeptidase, translating to MAGGSVRLSLNWNSRAKRYSLRIAHGRTEPVLTIPRGGTLERARAFASRHANWLAHHLDRAPQAVAFEPGAILPFRGEDHRLHPAGTLRGLVKIGPGDADEPLPRILVPGDPARFERRVRDFLVAAARTDIEAAVARHTAVLGRSASRVTLRDTTSRWGSCSSRGALSFSWRLILAPPFVLDYLAAHEVAHLAEMNHGPRFWAHCESLCPRTAEARVWLKSNGSRLHAYGKA from the coding sequence ATGGCGGGCGGTTCCGTGCGGCTGTCGCTCAACTGGAACAGCCGGGCGAAGCGCTACAGCCTCAGGATCGCTCATGGCCGCACCGAACCTGTCCTGACGATCCCGCGCGGCGGCACGCTCGAAAGAGCGCGGGCGTTTGCCAGCCGCCACGCGAACTGGCTGGCACATCATCTCGACCGGGCACCGCAGGCGGTCGCCTTCGAGCCAGGCGCGATCCTGCCATTTCGCGGGGAAGACCACAGGCTCCATCCGGCGGGCACGCTGCGCGGGCTCGTCAAGATCGGCCCCGGAGATGCGGACGAACCCTTGCCCCGCATTCTCGTCCCCGGCGATCCGGCCCGGTTCGAGCGCCGCGTCCGCGATTTTCTCGTGGCCGCGGCCCGCACGGACATCGAGGCGGCCGTCGCCCGCCACACAGCCGTTCTCGGGCGCAGCGCCAGCCGCGTCACCCTGCGCGACACGACTTCGCGGTGGGGGTCGTGCTCGTCACGCGGCGCGCTTTCCTTTTCCTGGCGCCTGATCCTCGCCCCGCCCTTCGTGCTCGACTATCTCGCCGCCCATGAGGTGGCGCATCTGGCCGAGATGAACCACGGGCCCCGCTTCTGGGCCCATTGCGAGAGCCTCTGCCCCCGAACCGCCGAGGCACGCGTCTGGCTGAAGAGCAACGGCAGCCGTCTCCATGCCTACGGAAAGGCCTGA
- a CDS encoding GcvT family protein has translation MSEAPLPDRAQIVVIGGGIIGCSTAYHLARDHKADVVLLEKGRLTSGTTWHAAGLIGQLRTSASITQVLKYSVELYERLETETGLASGWKQNGGLRLATTKDRWIELKRLATAARSFGLEMDLLTPTEARKRWPFMEISDLIGAAFLPTDGQATPSDITQSLARGARMHGARIFEGVTVTGFVIADGRVTAVETTGGPIVCESVVNCGGMWAKDIGRLAGVRVPLQAIEHQYLVSEPIEGLPRDLPTLRDPDRRTYFKEEVGGLIMGGYEADPIPFANGHIPDHFEFQLLEENWGHFEPHVVEAMARVPALKEVGVRQLVNGPESFTPDGNFILGRAPELGNFYLGCGFNAFGIASGGGAGWALAEWVMKGYAPLNLWSVDPTRFAGVHNDAFTKARTMEAYAKHYAVAYPNAEFESARPRLTSALYSRLRARGAVFGSKLGWERANWFASAGMLPEERPAQGRPASFDIVAAEHEACRNGVVMFDLSSMAKFEIWGPDAAARLEWLSANDIAQPPGSIVRTQMLNERGGIECDVTVTRIEGDAFYIVSATAARTHDATWISESLKGANATFQDVTELWGTIALMGPFAPAVMTAATWTDLALAPGQARTMTIAGAHARVLRLSVVGERGYEIHAPMDQLGTIYDALMEAGESFGIRPAGYRAFDSLRLEKAKRSWGADITSGDSPFEAGLGRCVKLYSSADFQGRAAAAAIASMPPRKRLCGFAIDSTEVYLTGRETILRNGRQVGYLSSGGWGHTVKTNIGFGYVSNGAGVTDAWLNEGKYEVVVAEILWPARLAMAPLYDPADNRLF, from the coding sequence GTGAGCGAGGCACCTCTTCCCGACCGCGCGCAGATCGTCGTCATCGGCGGCGGCATCATCGGCTGCTCGACGGCCTATCACCTGGCGCGCGACCACAAGGCCGACGTGGTCCTGCTGGAAAAGGGACGGCTGACCAGCGGCACCACGTGGCACGCGGCCGGCCTCATCGGCCAGCTGCGCACGTCGGCGTCGATCACGCAGGTCCTGAAGTATTCGGTCGAACTCTACGAAAGGCTCGAGACGGAGACAGGGCTTGCGAGCGGCTGGAAGCAGAACGGCGGCCTGCGCCTCGCGACCACCAAGGACCGCTGGATCGAGCTGAAGCGCCTTGCGACCGCTGCCCGCAGCTTCGGGCTGGAAATGGATCTCCTGACGCCGACGGAGGCGCGCAAGCGCTGGCCGTTTATGGAGATCTCCGACCTAATCGGCGCAGCCTTCCTGCCGACCGACGGCCAGGCGACGCCCTCCGACATCACCCAGTCGCTCGCCCGCGGCGCACGCATGCACGGCGCGCGCATTTTCGAGGGCGTCACCGTTACCGGCTTCGTGATCGCGGACGGCCGGGTCACGGCGGTGGAGACGACCGGCGGACCGATCGTCTGCGAGAGCGTCGTCAACTGCGGCGGCATGTGGGCCAAGGACATCGGCCGTCTCGCCGGCGTGCGCGTTCCGCTGCAGGCGATCGAGCACCAGTATCTCGTCAGCGAGCCGATCGAGGGCCTGCCGCGGGATCTGCCTACGCTGCGCGACCCCGACCGTCGCACCTATTTCAAGGAGGAGGTCGGCGGCCTGATCATGGGCGGCTACGAGGCCGACCCGATCCCGTTCGCCAACGGTCACATCCCGGACCATTTCGAATTCCAGCTCCTTGAGGAGAACTGGGGCCATTTCGAGCCGCATGTGGTCGAGGCCATGGCGCGCGTGCCGGCGCTGAAAGAGGTCGGCGTGCGCCAGCTCGTCAACGGGCCGGAGAGCTTCACCCCCGACGGCAATTTCATTCTCGGGCGGGCCCCGGAGCTTGGGAATTTCTATCTCGGCTGCGGCTTCAACGCCTTCGGCATCGCCAGCGGCGGCGGCGCTGGCTGGGCACTGGCCGAATGGGTGATGAAGGGTTATGCCCCGCTCAATCTCTGGTCCGTCGATCCGACCCGCTTTGCCGGCGTCCACAACGATGCCTTCACCAAGGCCCGGACGATGGAGGCCTATGCCAAGCATTACGCGGTCGCCTATCCCAACGCCGAATTCGAGAGCGCCCGGCCGCGTCTGACCTCGGCGCTTTACAGCCGCCTTCGGGCACGCGGCGCCGTCTTCGGCTCCAAGCTCGGCTGGGAACGGGCGAACTGGTTCGCCTCGGCCGGCATGCTGCCGGAGGAGCGGCCGGCGCAGGGACGCCCGGCCTCCTTCGACATCGTCGCCGCCGAACACGAGGCCTGCCGCAACGGCGTCGTGATGTTCGATCTCTCCTCGATGGCGAAATTCGAGATCTGGGGCCCGGACGCCGCCGCAAGGCTGGAATGGCTCTCGGCCAACGATATTGCCCAGCCGCCCGGCAGCATCGTGCGCACGCAGATGCTGAACGAGCGCGGCGGGATCGAGTGCGATGTCACGGTGACGCGGATCGAGGGGGATGCCTTCTACATCGTCTCGGCCACCGCTGCCCGCACCCATGACGCGACGTGGATTTCCGAAAGCCTCAAGGGAGCGAACGCCACCTTCCAGGATGTGACGGAGCTCTGGGGCACGATCGCGCTGATGGGGCCCTTCGCGCCGGCGGTCATGACCGCCGCGACCTGGACCGACCTTGCGCTCGCGCCCGGGCAGGCGCGGACGATGACCATCGCCGGCGCCCATGCGCGCGTCCTGCGCCTCAGCGTCGTCGGCGAGCGGGGCTACGAAATTCACGCGCCGATGGACCAGCTCGGCACCATCTACGACGCGCTGATGGAAGCCGGCGAGAGCTTCGGCATCCGGCCGGCAGGCTACCGTGCCTTCGACTCCCTCAGGCTCGAAAAGGCCAAGCGCTCCTGGGGCGCCGACATCACGTCGGGCGACAGCCCCTTCGAGGCCGGGCTCGGACGCTGCGTGAAGCTTTATTCCAGCGCCGATTTCCAGGGCCGGGCCGCGGCGGCGGCGATCGCGTCCATGCCGCCGCGCAAGCGGCTTTGCGGCTTTGCCATCGACAGCACCGAGGTCTATCTCACCGGGCGCGAGACCATCCTGAGGAACGGCCGTCAGGTCGGCTATCTGTCGTCCGGCGGCTGGGGCCACACGGTGAAGACCAACATCGGCTTCGGCTACGTCAGCAATGGGGCGGGCGTCACGGACGCCTGGCTCAACGAAGGCAAATACGAGGTCGTCGTCGCGGAGATCCTGTGGCCGGCGCGCCTGGCCATGGCCCCGCTCTACGACCCCGCCGACAACCGGCTTTTCTAA
- a CDS encoding choline/ethanolamine kinase family protein, with the protein MTDVDTIRALPCWQGLIEVEPLGGGLSNRNFLVRDGGRQFVARMGMDMPFHHVFRAREAAVSQAAAVAGISPKLVHVLPGTMIFDYIGGQVLTPEDVRHHATAIARLLWEAHHRIGQHLRGPASYFCVFHVIRDYAARLTEADVAPSSLNHWLEVASKAQQLQPPLHLVIGHNDLLPANILRDPEGRLWLIDWEYGGYASPLFDLANLAGNAGFSDDEERQLLEVYFGTSPDADLLAALRAMKLASLLRETLWGMVSALCMPDNGVDYAAYTRQTRAAFETVLDAFEGRAA; encoded by the coding sequence GTGACTGACGTCGACACCATCCGCGCCCTCCCCTGCTGGCAGGGCCTAATCGAAGTCGAGCCCCTTGGCGGCGGGCTTTCCAACCGCAATTTTCTGGTCCGCGATGGCGGGCGCCAGTTTGTGGCGCGGATGGGCATGGACATGCCCTTTCACCATGTCTTCCGCGCTCGCGAAGCCGCCGTTTCGCAGGCTGCCGCGGTGGCGGGCATTTCACCCAAACTCGTCCATGTCCTGCCGGGCACGATGATCTTCGACTATATCGGCGGGCAGGTTCTGACGCCGGAAGACGTCAGGCATCACGCAACCGCGATTGCCCGGCTGCTCTGGGAGGCCCATCACCGGATCGGCCAGCATCTGCGCGGCCCGGCGTCCTACTTCTGCGTCTTCCATGTCATCCGCGACTATGCGGCCCGCCTGACCGAGGCGGATGTTGCGCCCTCTTCACTGAACCATTGGCTCGAAGTGGCCTCCAAAGCGCAGCAACTTCAGCCGCCGCTGCATCTCGTCATCGGCCACAACGATCTGTTGCCGGCAAACATCCTGCGCGACCCCGAGGGTCGGCTCTGGCTGATCGACTGGGAATACGGCGGCTATGCCTCGCCGCTGTTCGATCTCGCCAATCTGGCCGGCAATGCCGGCTTCAGCGACGATGAGGAAAGACAACTGCTCGAGGTCTATTTCGGGACCTCGCCGGATGCCGATCTTCTTGCCGCCCTCCGCGCCATGAAGCTTGCCTCGCTGCTCAGGGAGACCCTCTGGGGCATGGTCAGCGCGCTTTGCATGCCCGACAACGGCGTCGATTACGCCGCCTATACGCGCCAGACCCGCGCGGCCTTCGAAACGGTCCTCGACGCGTTCGAAGGGAGGGCCGCGTGA
- a CDS encoding ArsR/SmtB family transcription factor: protein MVQFFHPATGDITLTGVMAALGDPVRLAIVRALHEAGEGKSCRMACPTQHIAPSTLSNHFRILREAGLVHTTKRGVENISVLRHDDLDSRFPGLIEQILSHEPA from the coding sequence GTGGTTCAGTTCTTTCATCCAGCGACAGGCGACATCACGCTGACCGGCGTCATGGCGGCGCTTGGCGACCCGGTGCGGCTCGCCATCGTGCGCGCGCTGCATGAGGCCGGAGAGGGAAAGAGTTGCCGCATGGCCTGCCCGACGCAGCATATCGCGCCGTCTACCCTGTCCAACCACTTCCGGATTCTGCGGGAAGCCGGTCTCGTGCACACGACGAAGCGGGGCGTGGAGAACATCTCCGTCCTTCGGCACGACGATCTCGATAGCCGGTTTCCGGGCCTGATCGAGCAGATCCTCAGCCACGAGCCGGCCTGA
- a CDS encoding formyltransferase family protein: MKLTIVGSRYFGAAALEVILKENVEILSVVVLNDEDRLAVAAREAGLPVAVQADPKVVTADMIPEGTDLIVTAHCHARIEADALAKSRLGGIGYHPSLLPRHRGMAAVEWTVKAGDAIAGGTIYHLAERMDAGAIAMQDWRFVKPGEDARSLWERALAPLGLDLMGRVIRYAIEHDSLPSKPQDEEFATAARKKDL; encoded by the coding sequence ATGAAGCTCACCATCGTCGGCTCACGCTATTTCGGCGCCGCTGCGCTGGAGGTGATCCTCAAGGAGAATGTCGAGATCCTGAGCGTCGTCGTCCTCAACGACGAGGACCGCCTGGCCGTGGCCGCCCGCGAGGCGGGCCTTCCGGTCGCCGTGCAGGCCGACCCCAAGGTCGTTACGGCCGACATGATTCCCGAAGGGACCGACCTCATCGTCACCGCACACTGCCACGCGCGCATCGAAGCGGATGCGCTGGCGAAATCACGGCTCGGCGGCATCGGCTACCATCCCTCGCTGCTGCCGCGCCATCGCGGCATGGCGGCCGTGGAGTGGACCGTCAAGGCGGGCGATGCCATCGCGGGCGGCACGATCTATCACCTCGCCGAACGGATGGACGCCGGCGCGATCGCGATGCAGGACTGGCGCTTCGTCAAGCCGGGCGAGGACGCCCGAAGCCTTTGGGAGCGAGCTCTGGCGCCGCTGGGACTCGACCTCATGGGGCGGGTGATCCGCTACGCCATCGAACACGACAGCCTGCCGTCGAAGCCGCAGGACGAGGAATTCGCGACGGCGGCGCGCAAGAAGGATCTGTGA
- a CDS encoding glucose 1-dehydrogenase, which yields MATENRIALISGGSTGIGLALAKRLTEEGTKVYITGRTQATLDKAAAALGPKAVAVRADAASLADSRKLFETISAAGEKLDAVFANAGIAERNTYGETSEQEFDKTFDINVKGVFFFVQTMLPLVRDGGSIVITSSIVGNKGMPDLSLYNASKAAVRSFARSWANDLKSRKIRVNAVSPGVTRTPIFETGLKMDAEAIAGFETYVQDAAPLARMADPDEIASVMSFLASPGASYVTGVELSVDGGLAQV from the coding sequence ATGGCTACCGAAAACAGGATCGCGCTGATTTCCGGCGGATCGACCGGCATTGGACTGGCTCTGGCAAAGCGCCTGACCGAGGAAGGGACGAAGGTCTATATCACCGGCCGGACGCAGGCCACGCTCGACAAGGCTGCGGCGGCACTCGGCCCCAAGGCCGTCGCCGTCAGGGCCGATGCGGCCAGCCTTGCCGACAGCCGGAAGCTGTTCGAGACCATTTCCGCGGCGGGCGAAAAGCTCGACGCCGTCTTCGCCAACGCCGGCATTGCCGAAAGGAACACCTACGGCGAGACGAGCGAGCAGGAGTTCGACAAGACCTTCGACATCAACGTGAAGGGCGTCTTCTTCTTCGTCCAGACGATGCTGCCGCTGGTCCGCGACGGCGGGTCGATCGTGATCACCTCGTCCATCGTCGGCAACAAGGGCATGCCGGACCTGAGTCTCTACAACGCGTCGAAGGCGGCCGTGCGCTCCTTTGCCCGGAGTTGGGCCAACGATCTGAAATCCCGAAAGATCCGGGTCAATGCGGTGAGCCCGGGCGTCACCCGCACGCCGATCTTCGAGACCGGACTGAAGATGGACGCCGAAGCGATTGCCGGCTTCGAGACCTATGTGCAGGACGCCGCCCCGCTGGCCCGCATGGCCGACCCGGACGAAATCGCCAGCGTCATGAGTTTCCTTGCCTCGCCGGGAGCCAGCTACGTGACCGGTGTCGAGCTCAGTGTCGACGGAGGCCTTGCCCAGGTCTGA
- a CDS encoding HpcH/HpaI aldolase/citrate lyase family protein has protein sequence MTVVRPRRSVLYMPGSNARALDKARGLPADGLIFDMEDAVAPDAKEVARETIGTEMARGGYGRREIFIRINGLSTIWGSDDLAAAVAARPDAVLVPKVSSEADLVRIEEAMAGLGADPAIRVWAMIETPLAILNLKEIAASSTRAGSRLQGFVLGLNDLAKETGAQFVDDRAPMVPWISLSLAAARAYGLGILDGVFNDIYDDEGYAAECRQGREFGLDGKTLIHPRQIEVANQAFVPSVEEIEWAKTVVAVFQQPENADKSAVKIEGRMVERLHAEMAERTLALAGAIEELDRLALAG, from the coding sequence ATGACCGTCGTCAGACCGCGCCGCAGCGTTCTTTACATGCCGGGGTCGAATGCCCGTGCGCTGGACAAGGCCAGGGGCCTTCCGGCCGACGGGCTGATCTTCGACATGGAGGATGCCGTCGCGCCGGATGCCAAGGAAGTCGCGCGCGAGACGATCGGCACGGAGATGGCGAGGGGCGGCTACGGGCGCCGCGAGATTTTCATCCGCATCAACGGTCTCTCCACCATCTGGGGATCGGACGATCTTGCCGCGGCGGTCGCGGCGCGCCCCGATGCTGTGCTGGTGCCGAAGGTCTCCAGCGAGGCCGATCTCGTTCGGATCGAAGAGGCCATGGCCGGTCTCGGTGCCGATCCGGCGATCCGGGTCTGGGCGATGATCGAAACGCCGCTGGCGATCCTCAATTTGAAGGAAATCGCTGCCTCTTCGACCCGTGCAGGCAGCCGGTTGCAGGGCTTCGTCCTCGGCCTCAACGATCTTGCCAAGGAGACGGGCGCGCAATTCGTTGACGACCGGGCTCCGATGGTGCCGTGGATCAGTCTGTCGCTCGCGGCCGCCCGTGCCTACGGCCTCGGCATTCTCGACGGCGTCTTCAACGACATCTACGACGACGAGGGCTATGCCGCCGAATGCCGCCAGGGCCGCGAATTCGGGCTCGACGGCAAGACGCTGATCCACCCGCGCCAGATCGAGGTCGCCAATCAGGCCTTCGTGCCGAGCGTCGAGGAGATCGAATGGGCGAAGACGGTGGTCGCCGTCTTCCAGCAGCCCGAGAATGCCGACAAGTCGGCGGTCAAGATCGAGGGCCGCATGGTGGAGCGCCTTCATGCCGAGATGGCCGAGCGCACGCTGGCGCTTGCCGGCGCGATCGAGGAACTCGACCGCCTTGCGCTTGCCGGCTGA
- a CDS encoding protease inhibitor Inh/omp19 family protein, producing the protein MKFLRAAGMISLLGLAACGGFRSPLGSSPSGIPPLQPAPTTPVESMQLPPPPGMEEPQQPVDEAAAAAQLQEAQQSAVAIAKPDLAGAWTISSGGETCKLFMNLTSWTGGYRANTRGCASEELKSIGAWDLSGKEVTLKDSSGSPVARLYASAAQRYSGQMEVSKRGVQVFR; encoded by the coding sequence ATGAAATTCCTTCGCGCAGCAGGCATGATCTCCCTCCTCGGACTTGCCGCCTGCGGCGGCTTTCGCTCGCCTCTCGGTTCCTCCCCCAGCGGCATTCCCCCGCTGCAGCCCGCGCCCACGACACCGGTCGAATCCATGCAACTGCCTCCGCCTCCCGGCATGGAAGAGCCGCAGCAGCCCGTCGACGAGGCCGCGGCAGCCGCCCAGCTGCAGGAAGCCCAGCAGTCGGCGGTGGCCATCGCCAAGCCGGATCTCGCCGGCGCATGGACGATCTCGTCGGGCGGCGAGACCTGCAAGCTGTTCATGAATCTCACGAGCTGGACCGGTGGCTATCGCGCCAACACGCGCGGCTGCGCCTCCGAGGAGCTGAAGTCGATCGGCGCCTGGGACCTCAGCGGCAAGGAAGTCACGCTGAAGGATTCGTCCGGCTCGCCGGTTGCCCGCCTCTATGCCTCGGCGGCGCAGCGCTATTCCGGCCAGATGGAGGTCTCCAAGCGCGGCGTCCAGGTCTTCCGCTAA
- a CDS encoding phosphoenolpyruvate carboxykinase — protein sequence MKTAGNFNASEGRGSFGLKGVSNIYFNLEAPALYEESLRREEGFIAKGGALSVETGAHTGRSAQDKFVVEDDTTRDSVWWDNNKKMSREQFDLLLADFETYVAGRDVFVEDLYGGADPAYRLPTRLVMEYAWHALFIRNLMIRPAKADLAGFAPEFRILCMPGFRADPARHGCRSETIIACDFSRRIVLIGGSSYAGEMKKSVFTFLNFLLPEKGVMPMHCSANVSVGGESALFFGLSGTGKTTLSADPNRILIGDDEHGWSPNGIFNFEGGCYAKTIRLSAEAEPEIYSTTQRFGTLLENVMVDRETRLPDFDDATLTENGRCAYPMEFIPNASPTGRAGHPRNLVMLTADAFGVMPPIAKLTPAQAMYHFLSGYTAKVAGTEKGVKGSQATFSTCFGAPFMPRHPSVYGKLLRQLIADHSVDCWLVNTGWTGGAYGVGSRMPIKATRALLSAALDGSLKTVPFYQDPNFGFSVPAEVPGIDPKILRPRETWADKQAYDAQATKLVEMFVKNFATFEAYVDEDVLSAAPELPAAAE from the coding sequence GTGAAGACGGCGGGTAATTTCAATGCGTCCGAGGGAAGAGGCTCCTTCGGGCTCAAGGGTGTGTCGAATATTTATTTCAACCTCGAGGCTCCGGCGCTTTATGAGGAGTCGCTCCGGCGCGAGGAAGGTTTTATTGCCAAGGGCGGCGCACTGTCGGTCGAGACCGGTGCGCACACGGGCCGTTCGGCCCAGGACAAGTTTGTCGTCGAGGACGACACCACCCGCGACAGCGTCTGGTGGGACAACAACAAGAAGATGAGCCGGGAACAGTTCGATCTGCTTCTGGCCGATTTCGAGACCTACGTCGCCGGCCGTGACGTATTCGTGGAAGACCTCTACGGCGGCGCCGACCCGGCCTACCGCCTGCCGACGCGCCTCGTCATGGAATATGCCTGGCACGCGCTCTTCATCCGCAACCTGATGATCCGCCCGGCAAAGGCCGATCTCGCCGGTTTCGCGCCCGAGTTCCGCATCCTGTGCATGCCCGGCTTCCGCGCCGATCCGGCCCGCCACGGCTGCCGCTCGGAGACGATCATCGCCTGCGATTTCTCCCGGCGCATCGTACTCATCGGTGGCTCCAGCTACGCCGGCGAGATGAAGAAGTCGGTCTTCACCTTCCTGAACTTCCTGTTGCCGGAAAAGGGCGTGATGCCGATGCACTGCTCGGCCAACGTCAGCGTCGGCGGGGAATCGGCCCTCTTCTTCGGCCTTTCGGGCACCGGCAAGACGACGCTCTCGGCCGACCCGAACCGCATCCTCATCGGTGACGATGAGCACGGCTGGTCGCCGAACGGCATCTTCAACTTCGAAGGCGGCTGCTACGCCAAGACCATCCGCCTGTCAGCGGAGGCCGAGCCGGAGATCTACTCCACCACCCAGCGCTTCGGCACGCTGCTCGAAAACGTCATGGTGGACCGCGAGACGCGCCTGCCGGACTTCGACGACGCGACGCTAACCGAGAACGGCCGCTGCGCCTATCCGATGGAGTTCATCCCGAACGCCAGCCCCACGGGCCGCGCCGGTCACCCGCGCAACCTGGTCATGCTGACGGCCGACGCCTTCGGCGTGATGCCGCCGATCGCCAAGCTGACGCCGGCCCAGGCGATGTACCACTTCCTGTCCGGCTACACCGCCAAGGTCGCCGGCACGGAAAAGGGCGTGAAGGGGTCGCAGGCGACCTTCTCCACCTGCTTCGGCGCGCCCTTCATGCCGCGTCATCCCTCAGTCTACGGCAAGCTGCTGCGCCAGCTCATCGCCGACCACAGTGTGGACTGCTGGCTCGTCAACACCGGCTGGACCGGCGGCGCCTACGGCGTCGGCAGCCGCATGCCGATCAAGGCGACGCGCGCGCTGCTCTCCGCCGCCCTCGACGGCTCGCTGAAGACGGTGCCCTTCTATCAGGACCCGAACTTCGGCTTCTCCGTTCCGGCGGAAGTGCCCGGCATCGACCCCAAGATCCTGCGTCCGCGCGAGACCTGGGCCGACAAGCAGGCCTATGACGCCCAGGCTACCAAGCTGGTCGAGATGTTCGTCAAGAACTTCGCCACCTTCGAGGCCTATGTGGACGAGGACGTGCTGTCCGCCGCCCCGGAGCTTCCCGCCGCGGCGGAGTGA
- a CDS encoding DUF779 domain-containing protein — MPPRVVATPAAVELIEKLKVKHGPLMFHQSGGCCDGSAPMCYSADEFRTGASDVRMGEIAGCPFWMGAAQFDYWKHTQLVIDVTPGRGAGFSLEAPEGVRFLTRSRLFTDEESEELAGSPPPTGAEV; from the coding sequence ATGCCCCCGCGCGTCGTTGCCACGCCCGCCGCCGTCGAACTGATCGAAAAGCTGAAGGTGAAGCACGGGCCGCTGATGTTCCACCAGTCCGGTGGCTGCTGCGATGGCTCCGCCCCCATGTGCTACAGCGCCGACGAATTTCGCACAGGCGCCAGCGATGTGCGGATGGGCGAGATCGCCGGCTGTCCCTTCTGGATGGGCGCGGCCCAGTTCGACTATTGGAAGCATACGCAGCTCGTCATCGACGTGACCCCGGGCCGCGGCGCGGGCTTTTCGCTGGAGGCCCCGGAAGGCGTGCGCTTCCTGACTCGCAGCCGCCTCTTCACCGACGAGGAGAGCGAGGAGCTTGCCGGCAGCCCTCCGCCGACCGGCGCCGAGGTCTGA